Part of the Stackebrandtia endophytica genome is shown below.
GACACAACTCGTCGACCAGGTCGGCGGCGGTCAATTCTCCCAGAATGTGCGGCCCACCCTCGCACAACTGTTGCCGCAGACCCCGTTCCTCCAACAAATCCAGGGCGGTGGCGAAGTCGACGCCGTCGTCACCGGCGACCAGCACGTCGGCGACCTCCTCGGCGGCCAACCGCCGCTCCACCGGGGCCCGCTCGCAGGTGATCACGATGGGACGCTGCGGAGCCTGGGTGAACAGCGGCATGGACAGGTCGAGGTCGGCGCTGCGGGTGACCACGGCCATGACCGGGTGATCGGGTAGCCCGTGGGCGCGACGCCACTCCACCCGTTCGGGGGACATGCGCAGGGCCTGGTAGCCGTCGGTGCGCACCGTTCCGGCACCCGTGATCAACACGTCACAACGCATCCGGATGAACCGGAATGCCCGCATGTCGTCCTCACTGGACAGGGCGTGTGAGTTGCCGTCCACCTCCACGGCGCCGTCGGCGCTGGAGACGAAGTTGACCCGCAGCCAACGGGTCGCCTCCGGTGGTGGAGCGTAATGCTCGATCAGGGTGGCGTCGTCTAGTTCACCGGATGCGGTCTCGGGTACCGGAAGAATCAACTCCATGCCGCTATTGTGCAAGGTCGTCGCGGCGAACGCCGGTCACCGCCGTCCCCCGGCCGAGTCCGGCACCCCGTTTCGCGGAGTCGACTATGGAGCGATTATGTCCCGTGATGGTAGGAATGGCCCCTCCCCGCCCCCACCACCGAGGAGAGCCGATGCGCTCGACCCGATACCTCGCCGCGGTGTGCACCGCGGTCGTCGCCGTGGTCGCGACGCTGATCCTGGCGGTGTCGACCGGCGAAGCCGATGCCGACCCGATCGAGACGCGGTCTGAGCAGACCTACAACGTCTGGCTGCAGAACATCGCCGGATGGAAGATGCACCGCGCCTCCACGACCAACGGTCTGGTGGCGGCGGTCACCGCCTCCATTCGGAATCGCGACGCCGATTTCGTGGCCTTCAACGAGATGTGCCGCCAGCAGTACAACGCGATCATCGGTGAATTGCGGGCGGCGGGCTGGCCGCAGGACTCGACGAACTTCGCCAGATTCGGTGCCGTCCGCTCCGACGTCTGCGATGGACAGGACTTCGGCAACGCGATCTTCTCCCGAGATCCGTTGGGCAACGCCGAAAGGTTGCCACTGCCCGATGACGGTTCGGTCGCCGACCACACCGTTCTGTGCGCGCCACTTCAGGTTCAACCGACCGTGCGGTTCTGTACCACGCACATCACCACCAGCAACGAGGTGATCGACGGGGTGAAGGCCAACCAGCGGCAACTGGACGCCGCCAACGTCCACATGGAGGACTACCACCGCGCCGGTGAGACGGTGATCATCGCCGGAGACTTCAACGCCCAGCCCAACTACGGCCGGATGAACGGTTGGTATTCCGCCAATCTCGACACCCCGAACAATTCGGACAACACCGGGTACTACCGCGAACTCGACGACGACGATGAACAGCACTGCCTCGGGTACGGCGAGCCCACCGTCGGCGTCGGCGACCCGCCGGGACAGTGCGTCCCGGAGAAGAAGATCGACATGATCTTCGTGCGCGAGAACCGAATCGTGGGTGACTACTGGGCCGACGCATTGGCGATCTCGCAGAACTGCGGTGGTCCCTGCTCCGACCACAAGATCCTCATCGGACAGGTGACGGTCGCGGTCTGACCGGCGGTGAGACGGCTCATAACCGCACCGATGGGAGTGGACAGCCGGTGCCTCGCCTGACATTCTGGCGAGGCAACATCACGAACTGTGGGGGAAGTCCGGTCGAAATCCGGCGCTGACCCGCAACGGTGGATGCCTCTGGCATGAGCCCGAATACCCACAGCGCGTGCACCCTGTCAACTTCCCGTCGAGGTCTACGGGATGGCAACGTGGGTGCGCGTCGACGACCTGCCCCCACGTCGTCCCGCCACCGACGCTCCCACCCTGGCGGCCCGGCCTGCCCTTGAAAGGCCACCCCATGTTGTCCAAAGTCCTGGGCCGAACCGCCGTCGTCGCGGCGTGTGTCGGCCTGTCGGTCACCCTCACCACCGGAACCGCCGCCGCCAGCACGTCGCAGGCGCGCGGTGCGGTCACCTGGTTGGCCGCGCAAGCCCATGACGACGGTGGATTCGGCGACGCCGGACTCACCGCCGACGCGATCTTCGCGTTCGTGTCGGCCGACGCCGGATCGCAGTACACCGCCGCCGCCGTCGAGTTCCTCTCCGATCGTTCGGTCCTCGATGGATACATCGGCACCGCCGAGGCCGGTTTCCGGGCGCCTCAGACCGCCAAGATTCTGCTGGCCGCCCAGGCCGCCGGTGCCGACGTCACCGACTTCGGCGGGGTGAACCTGGAGGCCGCGCTGCGCGGGCTGGAGGGCACCGACGGACGGTTCAGCGGCGTCCTGGCTCAGCAGCTGTCGGTGCTGGTGCTGGCCCGAAGCGATCAGGGCGTCTCCTCGGCGGCCGTCGATGCGTTGGCGGGCATGCAATGCGACGACGGAGGTTACAGCTGGAGCACCACCGGCGGTGCCTGCACCGGAGACGTCGACTTCACCGCCTACGCCCTGGCGGGGTTGCTCGCCGCCGGCGAGGGCGTCGCATCCGAACGTGCACTGAACTGGCTGGAGTCGGTGCAGGGTGAGTCCGGTGGGTTCACCGCCGGGTTCCCCGGTGCGCCGGAGAACAGCAACTCCACCGGCCTGGCCGCCGGCGCGTTGGCCAGTGGTGGTCGACAAGCCGCAGCCGATAAGGCCGTCGCGTTCGTGCTCAGCCTGCAACAGGGCTGCGACGCACCGGCCGATGAACAGGGCGGTATCGCCTACGACGCGTCGGGATTCCAGCCGGGTAACGCGATCATGGCCACCGCTCAATCCGTCACCGGACTCACCGGGGAGTTCCTGGACACCTTGGACTTCTCCGATGACACCGCCGAACTGCCGGGATTGGACTGCGGTTCGGAAACCACCCCCTCCGAGGGTGAGGCGACCGACGCCGCCGGCGGCCCGGTGGCTCAGCTGCCGGTCACCGGTTCCTCCCTGACCATCCCGGTGATGGCGGGAGTTCTCGCGCTGCTGGTCGGTGCGACTCTGCTGGTGGTCAGCCGACGTCGAGTCACCGCCACCGGTTGATTCGGCCCCCACGGCTGGGAATAATCACGGCCATGTCCATTCGGTCGGGTATCAAGATCGTGCTGGTTATCGCCGTGGTGTTGCTGCTGTTGGTGGCGTTGGCGTGGATGTTTCAACGGAAGTTGATCTATCTGCCCGACGCCACCGCCCCCTCTGAGGATCAGCGCCCCGCTTCGGCGGTCGACGTCACCCTCCACACCGAGGACGGACTCCGACTGACCGCGTGGCTGGTGCACCCCACCGACCGGGACCGCGGTATGGCGGTCCTGGTCGCGCCGGGTAATGCGGGCAATCGCGCCGGGAGAGCCGATCTCGGGCAGCGTCTGGCCGCCGAGGGGTTCACCGTGTTGCTGTTGGACTATCGCGGCTACGGGGGTAATCCCGGTTCACCGGATGAGACCGGACTGCGAAAGGACGCTCTCGCCGCCTGGCGATATCTCCACGACGAGGCCGGGTTCGACAACGGTCGCATGATCTACTTCGGAGAGAGCCTGGGTGGGGGAGCGGTCAGCCACCTGGCGACCGTGGAGCCGCCCGCGGCGATGCTGCTGCGTTCGCCGTTCACCGATCTGGCCGCCGCCGGGCAGCGCGCCTTCCCGTTCCTGCCGGTGCGGGCGCTGCTGCACGACCGATTCCCGGTGGAATCCGATGTCGCGGCATCGGCCGTGCCGCTGACGGTGGTGATCGGCACCGAGGATTCCATCATCCCGGCGCAGCAGAGCCGAGACGTCGCAACCTCGGCCGAACAGGCCGGCGCGACGGTCACCGTCGTCGAGATCGCCGCCGATCACAACGATGCCGTGTTGGCGTTCGGACCGGAGGTGGTTCAGGCGGTCGTGGATCTGTCCATCCACTGTGGTGGTTGTTGACCGCCGGAGAGGTCGCCGTCGCCCCCGGTTCGTCGGGCAGGGTCGTCGTGCAAGGTCGTTGTGCAACGGCGGATGTAAGAGAACCACCGAGGTCAGTCGCGTCGCCACACGCCCGAGCGGACCTGCCAGGCGACCCCCCGCGCCAAACCGTCGGCCAACACCCGGCGGAGGGTGGAGTCACGGGGCAGCGCCGCCGCATCGTACGGTCCGATGTGGTCGAAAACGAACTGGAGGACGTCCTTCTCCCCGTCGACGGCGGCGGTCGGTGATGCCGCGACGAGGTCGAAACACCGTCCGAACCGAACGATGTTGGCCTCGACGGGCAGATGGTCGCCCAATTGCGGGTCCAGCAGCCACGAGGTGCAGGTGTACATCGGGTCGGCGGGAACCAGGTCACCGAAATGCTCCGGGAAGAAGCGATCGGCCCACTCGACCGACTCCCGACACGACGCCGCCGACAGCGGTCCGCCCTCGCCCGGGATGTGCATGCCCAGGGTCATCTCACCGGCCCGGTGACCGGTGAACGGATGGGAGTCTCCGAGTCGCTCCATCGCGAACTCCAAGCGCCCCAATCGGAAGATCGATCCCCGGAAGTGCAGGGTGAACCAGAACACCACGGCCAGGCCGGGTTCGCCGTACCGGGCCCGGTTGAGTCGAAGCTTCTCACCGACATTGCCCAGCGTCGCCCACGTCACCTCTTGCGGGACACCACGGGAGCGGTGGTACTCCAGGGTCTGCGGCAGCACGGCCAGCAGCGCCCACAGGTACACGAACCGCCCGGTCGCCCCCAGGTCTTCGGGCAGCTTGGGCCACAACAACATGCCCACACCGCCCATGTCGTCCGACAACTGCCGGTAACACCGGTCCAGCACCCACCACAGCTCCGGATCGCGCCGCGGGTCGGGTCGGGCGGCCGCGACCGCCGCCGCGTCCACCGGGTCGGCGCCCAACCGCTCCACCAGGAGACGCTCGGCCTCTGACGCGGTCGGCAGCGGGACGGGGTCGGTCGACGGTGGCAGCCCGTTCCACCGCTGGTACCAGTCGGTCTCCGCCAGGCCGAGTCGGTCGATCAGGTGTTGTGACTCCATCGATGCCTCCTGGCAGAAGAACCTATCCGGTCCGGAAAACGTCCGCCGACCACCCGCGCCCGGCGGTTCGAGGAGGTGGGGTGAACCACACACCGAACGTGAGCGGCTGTGAGCTCGAACCTCGCGGCGGGACCTGGCGACGCGCTCGACATCGGTTCCGCATACTCTGGCAACGTGGCCAGGTTTTTCACACCCGGCTGGGTGTTGCGGCATGTATTGATGGTGGTCGTCACCGCCGGCTGTTTCGGCATGGCCTATTGGCAGTGGACCAGGGCCTTGGAAGGCAGCATGCTGAGCTGGGGCTATTCGTTCCAGTGGCCGCTGTTCGGTCTGGCTGCGGTCGCGCTGTGGGTCCGCGAGGTTCAGATGACGCTGCGGGAGAGCCGTGGCGAGTCCGTCCAATCGGAAGAGCCACCGCTGGTGTCCCCCTTCGATCGTGGAGACACCGTGCCGGTCGGCGCCACCTCGGAGCAGCGCGTGCTCGTCGCGGCGACTGATACCGTGACCGGCACCGAGGACGCCGCCGACTCGTATAACCACTATCTCGCGTGGCTGGCGGCCAACCCCGATCGCCGTCCTACCGAGTACCCCGGCGTACCGACGTAGTCCGAACCGGCGACCGGGTCACAGGTGTACCCCCACCGTCGGCCTACCAACACCAGAACGAAGGAAGCCCAGTGGATATCGATCCCCAGCTGAAGTCGGCACTGAAGCGGTTTCAGATCATCGCCTACATCGTCAGCGTCCTGCTCATCATTCTGATGTTCGTCGCGGTGCCGATGAACCACCTGTGGGGGCAGCCGGCACTGTCGGCGGCCATCTCGCCGGTGCACGGGCTCGGGTACATGATCTACCTGGCGATGGCCTTTGACCTGGCGCGGCGAGCCGACTGGCCGTTGTGGCCCCGGATGGTGGGCCTGTTGCTGGCCGGCACGGTCCCGATCGTGTCGATCATCGTCGAGCGCTGGTGCACCCGCACCATTCGCGCCGAGGGCGTCCTGAACAAGTCCGACGGCGAACCGGCCACCGCCACTGAATCGGCTTCCTGACGCTTACGCCGGATCGGTCGGACTACGACTGGGTGCTTATCTCTGCGTAGGGACCGTCCCACCACATCGTGTCGATGACGACCTCGGTGGCCGAGGACGAGAAGTAGATCAGCAGGCGATCGGCCTGCGCCTGATCGATGTCGGCGGTGTACCCCTCCGCCGGGCTAGCGGAGATCAACACGGCCTCGTCGGGGTTGACCTGGACGACCGCCGTGCCGCCCTCGGTGGTGAAGCGTCCCTCATAGGTGTTCTCGGTGACCCACGTCCACCCGTCGTGCTGCTCGGGGGTCTCCTTTTCGTCGGGAAAGGACGACAGCGGTTCGGGGTCGGGAGTCGACGTGGTCGGATCCGGCTCCGGTTCGGGGGAGGAGGTCGTCGGCGCCTCCGTCGGTGGTGGCGCGCTGCTGGCCTCGGCGGCGACCAAGGTGTCGGCGTCGAGGCGGTCGGAACCCACCGGCAGGACCGCCGCCAGACTCAACCAGGTTCCCAGTGCGGCGACCGAGGTCACCGCGCTCCAGGCGAGCACAGCGGTGAGACTGCGTATCCAGGCCGAACGGTGGAGCATGACCGTATCTTGTCAGAACGTCTCGGGCAACGGTAGAGTGCCGCCGTGGCGAGGGTGCTCCTGATCGAAGATGACGCGAATGTTCGCGCTGCCTTGACCCGGGCGCTGACGAAGGCCGGTCACCGGGTTCAGGCCGAAAGTGCGGCCCTGACGGGATTGCGGCAGGTGACCGCCGCCGCACCCGATGTGGTCATTTTGGACCTTGGATTGCCCGATGTGGATGGTGTCGACGCGCTTCGTATGCTGCGTGGCATATCCAACGTCCCGGTGATCATCGCCAGTGCGCGTCGTACCGAGTCCGACATCATCCAGCTCTTGAACGCCGGGGCCGATGACTATGTCACCAAACCGTTCTCGGCGGCGCACCTGCAGGCACGCATCTCCGCGGTGTTGCGTCGACGTGAGGCACCCGGTCCCGTCGACTCGGTGATCGTCGTCGGCCCGTTGAGTATCGACCAATCGCGCCATTTGGCGATGTTGGACGACGCTCAACTGGAACTGACCCGTCGAGAGTTCTCACTGCTGGCCTACCTCGCCCGCCACGCCGGCCGGGTGGTGTCGAAGCAGGAACTGGTGGAACAGGTGTGGCAGCAGCCCTACATCGGCGCCGAGGCCACAGTGGATGTTCATGTGTCCTGGCTGCGACGCAAACTGGGGGAGACCGCCGCGCAACCCCGGCTGTTGCGCACCGTGCGCGGCGTCGGCATCATGCTGTCGGACGAGCATCCCGGCGGCGACGACCCCGCCGACCAATGACGCGGTGGCCCTCGGGCTCGAATGGACGGGCAGACGATGAGATGGGCACTGGCCAAGGTCGCGATAGCGACCACGTCGATGGTGGCGCTGGCATTCTGCATCCCCTTGGCGTTGGTCACTCGACAGATCGCCGAGGACCGCGCGATGATGGAGGCGCGGGAGTCGGCCGGCTCGATGGTCACGGTCCTCGCCGCCACCGAGGACCCGATGGCGGTGGGCCGGGCGGTGGCCGCCGATCACGCCGGCGCAACCGGACGATTGGCCGTCCACCTGCCCGATGAACCGATCATCGGCAACAGCCACGCCGACCTGGACGAGGTCCGAAGCGCCGCGACCGCGGCCCAGACCACCACGGTGACCACCGAGGAGGGTCTGATCTACCTGCGGGCGGTGCTGCTGCCCACCGATCGTGTCGCCGTCATCGAGGTCTACCTCCCCGCCCCGATGCTGACCGACGGGGTGACCACGTCATGGCTGACCCTGTTGGGCATCGCCACCACCCTGGTGGGCATCAGCGTCGTGATGGCGGATCGATTGGCGGCCAAGGTGGTGCGGGCCAGCAGATCGCTCGCAGAGGGCGCGACACGGCTCGGGGCCGGTGACCTCTCGGTGCGGGTCCATCCGGCCGGTCCCGAGGAACTCAAGGACGCCGGCGAGGCGTTCAACGCCATGGCCGACCGAGTGGTGAGTCTGGTCGACGCCGAACGCGAACTCACCGCCGATCTCTCACACCGGCTACGCACCCCGCTGACCGCGCTGCGGTTGGATACCGAGGCTCTGCCCGACCGGCCCGATTGTAATCGCATCAAGGCGTCGGTGGACGCGTTGGAGGCCGAAGTCGACGCCGTGATCGCCGGTGCCCGCCGGTCCGTGGTGGATCGGCCGGTGCACCCGAGCGAGGTGGGGGAGGTGCTCGCCGAACGGATGGCGATGTGGGGGGTTCTGGCCGCCGACCACGGTCGGCGGTTCGAGATGTTCGGCACCGACGAACCGGTGTGGGTCAATGTGCCTCGGGAGGAGGTCGTCTCCTGCATCGACGCGCTGATCGGCAACGTGTTCGCCCACACGCCGCAGGACGCCCCGTTCCGGGTCGGGCTGGAGTCGGCGACCGCGCGGCTCATCGTCGAGGACGGCGGTCCCGGTATCGCCGATCCGATGACTGCGCTGACCCGAGGTGAAAGTGGTGCGGGTTCATCGGGACTCGGGCTCGACATCGTGGCGCGGGTCGCCCGCACCGGCAACGGTCGACTGCGGATCGGTCGCAGTCAACTGGGGGGAGCACGCATCGTGTGGACCTTCGGTGACGCTCACATCAACTGAGCCGGTGAAGGTCCACACGAGAGTGCGGTTCGTTTAGTTCTGCTCCGAGGTGGTGGTGTCCGGCGGGGGCAGGTAGCTGCCGGCCAGGAAGTCCTCCCAGGTGAGGTCCCACGCGGTGAAACCGTCGCCGTAGGGAAGCGGCACCTCGGTGCCGGTCACGACCACCGGGTCGCCGATGCGGGTGAAATTGAAGATCCACTCCGAGTCCGACGGCGAGGCGTTGATGCAGCCGTGCGAGACGTTGCGAACACCCTGGTCACCAACCGACCACGGTGCGGAGTGAATGAACTGACCACTCCACGTGAGGCGTTGGGCCCACTCGATATCGGTGATGTAGCAGTTCTCGCCGTCTTCCTTGCCGTCGCAGCCGGGTTCGTTGGTGGTGTCGAACACCGTCTCCTCAAGCTTCTCCA
Proteins encoded:
- a CDS encoding pyrimidine reductase family protein, with protein sequence MELILPVPETASGELDDATLIEHYAPPPEATRWLRVNFVSSADGAVEVDGNSHALSSEDDMRAFRFIRMRCDVLITGAGTVRTDGYQALRMSPERVEWRRAHGLPDHPVMAVVTRSADLDLSMPLFTQAPQRPIVITCERAPVERRLAAEEVADVLVAGDDGVDFATALDLLEERGLRQQLCEGGPHILGELTAADLVDELCLTLSPVLAGAGSGRITDGPSSPLRRMRLAQALHANGNLLLRYIRLR
- a CDS encoding endonuclease/exonuclease/phosphatase family protein, whose translation is MRSTRYLAAVCTAVVAVVATLILAVSTGEADADPIETRSEQTYNVWLQNIAGWKMHRASTTNGLVAAVTASIRNRDADFVAFNEMCRQQYNAIIGELRAAGWPQDSTNFARFGAVRSDVCDGQDFGNAIFSRDPLGNAERLPLPDDGSVADHTVLCAPLQVQPTVRFCTTHITTSNEVIDGVKANQRQLDAANVHMEDYHRAGETVIIAGDFNAQPNYGRMNGWYSANLDTPNNSDNTGYYRELDDDDEQHCLGYGEPTVGVGDPPGQCVPEKKIDMIFVRENRIVGDYWADALAISQNCGGPCSDHKILIGQVTVAV
- a CDS encoding LPXTG cell wall anchor domain-containing protein is translated as MLSKVLGRTAVVAACVGLSVTLTTGTAAASTSQARGAVTWLAAQAHDDGGFGDAGLTADAIFAFVSADAGSQYTAAAVEFLSDRSVLDGYIGTAEAGFRAPQTAKILLAAQAAGADVTDFGGVNLEAALRGLEGTDGRFSGVLAQQLSVLVLARSDQGVSSAAVDALAGMQCDDGGYSWSTTGGACTGDVDFTAYALAGLLAAGEGVASERALNWLESVQGESGGFTAGFPGAPENSNSTGLAAGALASGGRQAAADKAVAFVLSLQQGCDAPADEQGGIAYDASGFQPGNAIMATAQSVTGLTGEFLDTLDFSDDTAELPGLDCGSETTPSEGEATDAAGGPVAQLPVTGSSLTIPVMAGVLALLVGATLLVVSRRRVTATG
- a CDS encoding alpha/beta hydrolase: MSIRSGIKIVLVIAVVLLLLVALAWMFQRKLIYLPDATAPSEDQRPASAVDVTLHTEDGLRLTAWLVHPTDRDRGMAVLVAPGNAGNRAGRADLGQRLAAEGFTVLLLDYRGYGGNPGSPDETGLRKDALAAWRYLHDEAGFDNGRMIYFGESLGGGAVSHLATVEPPAAMLLRSPFTDLAAAGQRAFPFLPVRALLHDRFPVESDVAASAVPLTVVIGTEDSIIPAQQSRDVATSAEQAGATVTVVEIAADHNDAVLAFGPEVVQAVVDLSIHCGGC
- a CDS encoding acyltransferase domain-containing protein, with translation MESQHLIDRLGLAETDWYQRWNGLPPSTDPVPLPTASEAERLLVERLGADPVDAAAVAAARPDPRRDPELWWVLDRCYRQLSDDMGGVGMLLWPKLPEDLGATGRFVYLWALLAVLPQTLEYHRSRGVPQEVTWATLGNVGEKLRLNRARYGEPGLAVVFWFTLHFRGSIFRLGRLEFAMERLGDSHPFTGHRAGEMTLGMHIPGEGGPLSAASCRESVEWADRFFPEHFGDLVPADPMYTCTSWLLDPQLGDHLPVEANIVRFGRCFDLVAASPTAAVDGEKDVLQFVFDHIGPYDAAALPRDSTLRRVLADGLARGVAWQVRSGVWRRD
- a CDS encoding DUF3817 domain-containing protein, with the protein product MDIDPQLKSALKRFQIIAYIVSVLLIILMFVAVPMNHLWGQPALSAAISPVHGLGYMIYLAMAFDLARRADWPLWPRMVGLLLAGTVPIVSIIVERWCTRTIRAEGVLNKSDGEPATATESAS
- a CDS encoding response regulator transcription factor, producing the protein MARVLLIEDDANVRAALTRALTKAGHRVQAESAALTGLRQVTAAAPDVVILDLGLPDVDGVDALRMLRGISNVPVIIASARRTESDIIQLLNAGADDYVTKPFSAAHLQARISAVLRRREAPGPVDSVIVVGPLSIDQSRHLAMLDDAQLELTRREFSLLAYLARHAGRVVSKQELVEQVWQQPYIGAEATVDVHVSWLRRKLGETAAQPRLLRTVRGVGIMLSDEHPGGDDPADQ
- a CDS encoding HAMP domain-containing protein, which translates into the protein MRWALAKVAIATTSMVALAFCIPLALVTRQIAEDRAMMEARESAGSMVTVLAATEDPMAVGRAVAADHAGATGRLAVHLPDEPIIGNSHADLDEVRSAATAAQTTTVTTEEGLIYLRAVLLPTDRVAVIEVYLPAPMLTDGVTTSWLTLLGIATTLVGISVVMADRLAAKVVRASRSLAEGATRLGAGDLSVRVHPAGPEELKDAGEAFNAMADRVVSLVDAERELTADLSHRLRTPLTALRLDTEALPDRPDCNRIKASVDALEAEVDAVIAGARRSVVDRPVHPSEVGEVLAERMAMWGVLAADHGRRFEMFGTDEPVWVNVPREEVVSCIDALIGNVFAHTPQDAPFRVGLESATARLIVEDGGPGIADPMTALTRGESGAGSSGLGLDIVARVARTGNGRLRIGRSQLGGARIVWTFGDAHIN